A window of the Diceros bicornis minor isolate mBicDic1 chromosome 28, mDicBic1.mat.cur, whole genome shotgun sequence genome harbors these coding sequences:
- the LOC131393593 gene encoding olfactory receptor 1J1-like: MRPENQSSASEFLLLGLPILTEQQGMFFTLFLGIYLTTVLGNLLIILLIRLDSHLQTPMYFFLSHLALTDVSFSSVTVPKMLVNMQTHCQSITHTGCILQVYFFIIFGCLDSFLLAVMAYDRYVAICHSLHYNSIMRVELCVLLVIGSWVLSCAIALSHTLLLVPLSFCANRTIPHFLCDLAVLLKLSCSDTSINDLLIFVLGGMSVFLPLSGILFSYVLIGVSILRIPSTKRFCKTLSTCGSHLSVVFIFYGTIIGLYYFPSSSNSKNNIIASIMYMVITPMLNPFIYSLKNKDMKGALARLIKRVNSCYK, translated from the coding sequence atgaggcctgagaaccagagcaGCGCGTCTGAGTTCCTCCTCCTGGGGCTCCCCATCCTGACAGAGCAGCAGGGCATGTTCTTCACCCTGTTCCTGGGCATATATCTGACCACAGTGCTGGGAAACCTGCTCATCATCTTGCTTATCAGGCTGGACTCTCACCTCCAAACtcccatgtactttttcctcagcCATTTGGCTCTCACTGATGTCTCCTTTTCATCTGTCACTGTCCCCAAGATGCTGGTGAACATGCAGACTCATTGCCAATCTATCACTCACACAGGGTGCATTTTGCAGGTgtatttctttataatatttgGTTGCCTTGATAGCTTTCTTCTTGCAGTGATGGCGTATGACAGATACGTGGCCATCTGTCACTCTCTCCACTACAACAGCATCATGAGGGTAGAGCTATGTGTTTTGTTGGtgattgggtcctgggtcctgTCCTGTGCCATTGCCCTGTCTCATACACTCTTACTAGTCCCATTATCCTTCTGTGCTAATAGGACGATTCCCCATTTCTTATGTGACCTTGCCGTCCTGCTCAAGCTCTCCTGCTCAGACACCTCCATCAATGATCTTCTCATCTTCGTTTTAGGGGGAATGTCTGTCTTCTTGCCACTGAGTGGCATCCTGTTCTCTTATGTCCTTATTGGGGTCTCTATTCTGAGGATCCCCTCTACCAAAAGGTTCTGCAAAACCTTGTCCACATGTGGCTCCCACCTCTCTGTGGTGTTTATATTCTATGGGACAATTATTGGACTATATTATTTTCCATCATCTAGCAATTCAAAGAACAACATTATTGCCTCCATAATGTACATGGTCATCACTCCCATGCTAAATCCCTTTATCTATAGCCTCAAGAACAAGGACATGAAAGGGGCCCTGGCAAGACTTATCAAGAGGGTAAACTCTTGTTATAAGTGA